The following coding sequences are from one Paucidesulfovibrio gracilis DSM 16080 window:
- a CDS encoding glycosyltransferase family 2 protein produces the protein MPKTVSIVVPSYNHAPYVEACLDSLYFQDYPDLELIVVDDRSDDGSHEIITQWVARATSGLPPYTRPGRSIRYERNPVNLGSTRNYNKGFTMATGEYCSFMASDDMAHPQWLSTLARPLDQDQADFVYADMFIIDDAHRILREFKLPDYSFKRCFCDWYLCGVATLYRRSLHERFGLYDETSNADDHECYLRFALNGARFLHIPQTLYSARSHDQRQVGLHEPKQFSKLLNASRELTRLARARSHTLS, from the coding sequence ATGCCCAAAACCGTTTCCATCGTTGTTCCGAGCTACAACCACGCCCCCTACGTGGAAGCCTGCCTGGACTCGCTCTATTTTCAGGATTATCCCGATCTGGAGCTGATCGTGGTGGACGACCGCTCGGACGACGGTTCCCACGAGATCATCACCCAATGGGTCGCCCGGGCCACGTCCGGCCTGCCGCCCTATACGCGCCCCGGCCGCAGCATCCGCTACGAACGCAACCCCGTGAACCTGGGATCCACCCGCAATTATAACAAGGGGTTTACCATGGCCACGGGCGAGTACTGCTCGTTCATGGCCTCGGACGACATGGCCCATCCGCAATGGCTCTCCACTCTGGCCCGCCCCCTGGACCAGGACCAAGCCGACTTCGTCTATGCCGACATGTTCATCATCGACGACGCCCACCGGATTTTGCGCGAGTTCAAACTCCCGGACTACAGCTTCAAACGGTGCTTCTGCGACTGGTATCTCTGCGGCGTGGCCACCCTGTACCGCCGTTCCCTGCACGAACGCTTTGGCTTGTATGACGAAACATCCAATGCGGACGACCACGAATGCTATCTGCGGTTCGCCCTCAACGGCGCGCGGTTCCTGCACATTCCCCAGACATTATACAGCGCGCGCAGCCACGACCAGCGGCAGGTGGGCCTGCATGAACCAAAACAATTCAGCAAGCTGCTGAACGCCTCCCGCGAGCTGACGCGCCTGGCCCGCGCCCGTTCACACACGCTATCCTGA
- a CDS encoding amphi-Trp domain-containing protein, with amino-acid sequence MNMKDAARTAREKSAELMDRFRSTGSHMLHEEKIYFETLDDPEMVKALLLHVVEGIDQGRVILANEEEEMVLYPGSLLKLAIKGKRTQSTSKIKLSISWSRLDEDRYTLDDEPGAVQPKEAVDTPADTLETEAPDKPGNTD; translated from the coding sequence ATGAATATGAAGGATGCGGCCCGCACGGCCAGGGAAAAATCCGCGGAACTGATGGACCGCTTTCGCTCCACGGGCAGCCACATGCTGCACGAGGAAAAAATCTATTTCGAGACCCTGGACGATCCCGAGATGGTCAAGGCGCTGCTTCTGCATGTTGTGGAGGGCATCGACCAGGGCCGAGTGATTCTGGCCAATGAAGAAGAGGAAATGGTCCTTTACCCCGGCAGTCTGCTTAAGCTGGCCATCAAAGGGAAACGCACCCAAAGCACCAGCAAAATAAAACTTTCCATCTCCTGGTCCAGACTGGACGAGGATCGCTACACCCTGGACGACGAACCTGGCGCGGTACAGCCCAAGGAAGCCGTGGACACCCCGGCGGACACTCTGGAGACGGAAGCCCCGGACAAACCAGGCAATACCGATTAG
- a CDS encoding amino acid ABC transporter ATP-binding protein, with product MSKTDAIIDIQNVSKFFGELRALDDVSLSVGSGQKFVIIGPSGSGKSTLLRSINRLEDIDQGSILIDGKDIMDPKNNINRIRMELGMVFQNFNLFPHKTVLDNLTMAPIKLKGLSKKDAEEIGMELLHKVGIQDKAGVFPAMLSGGQQQRVAIARALAMNPKIMLFDEPTSALDPEMIGEVLDVMVALAKEGMTMVVVTHEMGFAREVADQIVFMDHGKILEQGTPGHFFESPEHPRLQQFLEQIL from the coding sequence ATGTCCAAGACTGATGCCATCATCGACATCCAAAACGTATCCAAATTCTTCGGGGAACTGCGCGCCCTGGACGACGTTTCCCTGAGCGTTGGCTCGGGGCAAAAATTCGTGATCATCGGGCCGTCCGGTTCGGGCAAGAGCACCCTGCTGCGCTCCATCAACCGACTGGAGGACATCGACCAGGGCAGCATCCTGATCGACGGCAAGGACATCATGGACCCGAAGAACAACATCAATCGGATCCGCATGGAATTGGGCATGGTCTTCCAGAACTTCAACCTGTTTCCGCACAAAACCGTGCTGGACAACCTGACCATGGCCCCCATCAAACTGAAGGGACTTTCCAAAAAAGATGCCGAAGAAATCGGCATGGAGCTGCTGCACAAGGTCGGCATCCAGGACAAGGCCGGCGTGTTCCCGGCCATGCTCTCGGGCGGCCAGCAGCAACGCGTGGCCATTGCCCGCGCCCTGGCCATGAATCCCAAGATCATGCTCTTTGACGAACCCACGTCGGCCCTGGACCCGGAAATGATCGGCGAGGTGCTCGACGTCATGGTGGCCCTGGCCAAGGAAGGGATGACCATGGTGGTGGTCACGCACGAGATGGGCTTTGCCCGCGAAGTGGCGGACCAGATCGTGTTCATGGACCACGGAAAAATTCTGGAGCAAGGCACACCTGGGCACTTTTTTGAAAGCCCCGAGCACCCGCGCCTGCAACAGTTCCTGGAGCAGATCCTCTAA
- a CDS encoding amino acid ABC transporter permease translates to MKEQKNVKIDIGDGAAIPHDKDRGLFNAWWISLIGAVSIILYLAISKPDPYFKILKFVPDGVLVTFEVTILSIIGALILGLFTGLGRLSRIRPINLIASTYVEVVRGIPLLVQLFYIYFALGQLFRELPETNAVFIFLKNMPPLVAAVMAMSICYGAYMGEVFRAGIESIDKGQTEASRSLGFNRSQTMRYVILPQAWRTILPPVGNEFIALLKDSSLVSILAVADLLRRGREFASVSFNYFEAYTMVALVYLLITLILSKAVSHMESRLNYYVQD, encoded by the coding sequence ATGAAAGAACAAAAGAACGTCAAGATCGACATCGGCGACGGCGCGGCCATCCCGCATGACAAAGACCGGGGGCTGTTCAACGCCTGGTGGATTTCCCTGATCGGCGCGGTGAGCATCATCCTCTACCTCGCCATCAGCAAACCGGACCCATACTTCAAGATTCTCAAATTCGTGCCCGACGGTGTACTCGTCACCTTTGAGGTGACCATTCTGTCCATCATCGGTGCGCTGATCCTCGGTCTGTTCACCGGGTTGGGCCGACTCTCCCGCATCCGCCCCATCAACCTCATCGCCTCCACCTATGTGGAAGTGGTGCGGGGCATTCCCCTGCTGGTGCAGCTCTTTTACATCTACTTCGCCCTGGGCCAGCTCTTTCGGGAACTTCCCGAGACCAACGCGGTCTTCATCTTTCTGAAAAACATGCCGCCCCTGGTGGCCGCGGTCATGGCCATGAGCATCTGTTACGGCGCCTACATGGGCGAGGTGTTTCGCGCAGGCATCGAATCCATCGACAAAGGCCAGACCGAAGCCTCCCGCTCCCTGGGGTTCAACCGCTCGCAGACCATGCGCTACGTGATCCTGCCCCAGGCCTGGCGGACCATCCTTCCCCCCGTGGGCAACGAGTTCATCGCCCTGCTCAAGGACAGCTCACTGGTGTCGATTCTGGCCGTGGCCGACCTCTTGCGGCGTGGACGTGAATTTGCCAGTGTCTCCTTCAACTATTTTGAAGCGTACACCATGGTCGCCCTGGTGTATTTGCTGATCACGCTGATCCTTTCCAAGGCCGTCAGCCACATGGAATCGAGGTTGAATTACTATGTCCAAGACTGA
- a CDS encoding basic amino acid ABC transporter substrate-binding protein, with protein sequence MRHGLKLFVVMAALAVLFALGCGQAEQKKAEESAPAQEQTAETTVEQAAEEAPAMPEIVFASDCTWPPMEFLDADKNIIGFCPELVKAMGEVGGFTPVIKNTAWDGIFAGLAAGKYDVIASSVSITEERKAKMDFSDPYFEVKQGVLVQKDSGIDSVEDLSGKSIGAQIGTTGYFAAGSIEGAEAKSYDEVGLAVEDLFNGRIDAAICDDSVAYDYALQNERYKEQLSLAFIIDTDKKEYLGFAVQKGDAQTVQILNEALAKVKASGKYDEIYAKWFE encoded by the coding sequence ATGAGACACGGCTTGAAATTGTTTGTGGTCATGGCGGCGCTGGCCGTCCTGTTCGCCCTTGGCTGCGGCCAGGCGGAACAGAAAAAGGCCGAGGAAAGCGCCCCCGCGCAGGAGCAGACCGCGGAAACCACCGTTGAGCAGGCTGCCGAGGAAGCCCCGGCCATGCCGGAAATCGTCTTTGCTTCGGACTGCACTTGGCCGCCCATGGAATTCCTGGATGCGGACAAGAACATCATCGGCTTCTGCCCCGAGCTGGTCAAAGCCATGGGCGAGGTCGGCGGCTTCACCCCGGTGATCAAAAACACGGCCTGGGACGGCATCTTTGCCGGATTGGCCGCGGGTAAGTACGACGTGATCGCCTCTTCGGTCTCCATCACTGAAGAACGCAAGGCCAAGATGGACTTTTCCGATCCCTACTTTGAGGTCAAGCAGGGCGTGCTCGTGCAAAAGGATTCCGGCATCGACTCGGTGGAAGACCTGAGCGGCAAATCCATTGGCGCGCAGATCGGCACCACCGGCTATTTTGCCGCGGGCAGCATCGAAGGCGCCGAGGCCAAGAGCTATGACGAAGTGGGCCTGGCCGTGGAAGACCTCTTCAACGGACGCATCGACGCGGCCATCTGCGACGATTCCGTGGCCTACGACTACGCCTTGCAGAACGAGCGGTACAAGGAACAGCTGAGCCTGGCCTTCATCATCGACACCGACAAGAAGGAATACCTCGGCTTTGCCGTACAAAAAGGCGACGCCCAGACCGTGCAGATCCTCAACGAGGCGCTGGCCAAGGTCAAGGCCTCCGGCAAGTACGACGAAATCTACGCCAAGTGGTTCGAGTAA
- a CDS encoding sensor histidine kinase, which produces MGRLNLRQTIVIGIAIFTLAFGGIGLLSLSNINQLQQEIVLVERADDLRNLILEIRREEKNFFLYRDRSFFFEGKKNLQEAETALDALFQEIGRARGMNHREALEQGIVRYGELLAALAEMDGMPGENAPPVQALREAGQQLVEHSRAIAEFERESVLRINHKLRMTLIVSMGVVAMVVFALVIFVSKSILGPLRRVQDATRRIAQGTFVPLTVRNGHDEIQQVFVALNSMVEELKKRQTQLVQAQKLSSIGTLASGIAHQLNNPLNNISTSAQILAEETAGQSDFSDKMLGNITQETVRARDIVKGLLEFSRHKDFSPAPYPIASVVESAVRLVSSQIGPKITVNLDLPGNVTLLVDRQRLQEAFINLLINATQAIGGEEGVIDIKTYPENGHEVIVISDTGEGMSPDTLQRIFDPFFSTKEVGQGTGLGLFIVYGIVEKHGGTIRVESMPNQGTTFYIKLPLAAEDAA; this is translated from the coding sequence ATGGGTAGACTCAATCTCCGGCAGACCATTGTCATCGGGATCGCAATTTTCACGTTGGCGTTCGGTGGCATCGGACTTCTGTCCCTCTCCAACATCAATCAGTTGCAGCAGGAAATCGTTCTCGTTGAGCGGGCCGACGATCTGCGCAATTTGATTTTGGAAATCCGGCGTGAGGAAAAAAACTTTTTTCTCTACCGGGACCGATCCTTTTTCTTTGAAGGAAAGAAAAATCTGCAGGAGGCCGAAACCGCGCTCGACGCCCTGTTTCAGGAGATCGGCCGGGCCAGGGGGATGAACCACCGCGAGGCGCTCGAACAGGGAATCGTCCGGTACGGCGAGCTGCTGGCTGCGCTGGCCGAAATGGACGGGATGCCCGGGGAAAACGCTCCGCCCGTCCAGGCGCTGCGTGAGGCGGGCCAGCAGTTGGTGGAGCATTCCCGGGCCATTGCCGAGTTTGAGCGCGAGAGCGTGCTGCGGATCAATCACAAATTACGCATGACCCTGATCGTCTCCATGGGCGTCGTTGCCATGGTGGTGTTCGCACTGGTGATTTTTGTTTCCAAGAGCATCCTGGGACCGTTGCGCCGGGTGCAGGACGCCACCCGCCGCATTGCTCAGGGAACGTTTGTGCCGCTTACGGTCAGGAACGGGCATGACGAGATTCAGCAGGTCTTCGTGGCCTTGAATTCCATGGTCGAAGAACTCAAAAAGCGGCAAACCCAGCTCGTGCAGGCGCAAAAATTATCCTCCATCGGTACGCTGGCTTCCGGTATCGCCCATCAGCTCAACAACCCACTGAACAATATTTCCACCTCGGCCCAGATTCTTGCGGAGGAAACAGCCGGACAGAGCGATTTTTCGGACAAGATGCTCGGCAACATCACCCAGGAGACCGTGCGAGCCAGGGACATCGTCAAAGGGCTGCTGGAATTTTCACGGCATAAGGATTTTTCTCCTGCCCCCTATCCCATCGCCTCGGTGGTGGAGAGCGCGGTGCGGCTTGTTTCAAGCCAGATTGGTCCGAAAATCACGGTGAATCTGGACCTTCCCGGCAACGTGACTCTATTGGTGGACCGGCAGCGGTTGCAGGAGGCGTTCATCAACCTGCTCATCAATGCCACCCAGGCCATCGGCGGTGAGGAAGGCGTCATCGACATCAAGACCTACCCGGAAAACGGGCATGAGGTCATCGTGATTTCGGACACTGGAGAGGGAATGTCGCCGGACACCCTGCAGCGGATTTTCGATCCGTTTTTTTCGACCAAGGAAGTGGGCCAGGGAACAGGGCTAGGACTGTTCATCGTCTACGGCATTGTGGAAAAGCACGGCGGAACCATTCGGGTTGAATCCATGCCGAACCAGGGGACGACTTTTTACATCAAGCTGCCTTTGGCTGCGGAGGACGCGGCATGA